In the genome of Abyssalbus ytuae, the window CCGTGTATTCATGTTACCTGATATCTTTAATTTTTAACTGTAAGGAAACATTTCCGTTCCACTCATTTTCTTCTAGAGTATAAACCGCCGAAAACGGTTTTTTATCTTTTACCAGGGGCAATTTATTTCCTAAATTGAATCCAATTCCTCCAATAGGATTTGACAAGTTATGGATAACTGTTACTTTAAGGTGTTTTTCTCCTTCGCCCACTCCTCTGCCATATCCGGTATCGTGTAAATTATTCGTCATAAAAACAGGAGTCATATTGCCCGGGCCAAAAGGAGCAAATTGTTTTAATATCCGATAAAGCCTGGGCGTTATTTGTTCAAAATCAATTTCAGCATCAATCATCACTTCCGGGGTTAAAAGATTTTTATCAATGGAAGAAGAAACTACTGCTTCAAATTTTTGTTTAAAATCTTCATACTTTTCCTCCCGCAGGGTTAAACCGGCTGCATACTTATGCCCTCCAAATTGTTCAATAACATCTGCACAAGCTTCAATAGCATTGTAAACATCAAATCCTTTAACAGATCGTGCCGAGGCAGCCAGTTTTTCACCGCTTTTAGTAAATACCAGTGTTGGCCGGTAATAAGTTTCGGTTAATCTTGAGGCTACAATCCCTATTACCCCTTTATGCCACTTTTGGTTATAAACCACAGTGGTATATTTTTCTTCTTCCTTATTGTCGAGAATTTGTTGTAAAGCTTCATTAGTAATAAGCTGGTCAAGATTTTTCCGGTCACTGTTAAATTCTTCAATTTCTTCAGCAAATTTAACGGCAGTGTTCACATTAGTTTCTGTAAGTAATCTAACAGCATGTTGGCCGTGTTTCATTCTGCCGGCAGCATTAATTCTTGGTGCAATAATGAAAACTACATCAGTAATAGTTAATTTTTTTTTAAGTGGTTTGGTTATTGCCGCTATTCCTGTCCGCGGTTGCGAATTAATAACTTGTAATCCGTAAAATGCCAATATGCGGTTTTCTCCTGTTATAGGTACTATATCCGAAGCAATAGCTGTTGCCACTAAATCCAAATAGGGAATAAGGTCTTCAATGGTTTGTCCGTTTTTGGCAGATAATGCCTGA includes:
- the recJ gene encoding single-stranded-DNA-specific exonuclease RecJ; protein product: MRWTIKPKPNRQDIDCLMRELNVDEIIATLLIQRGVKNFEEAKMFFRPSLTHLHDPFLMKDMDKAVERIEHAIKQGENILIYGDYDVDGTTAVSLMYSYFLSFYPNVATYIPDRYEEGYGISFQGIDFAHDNEFSLIIALDCGIKAVDKVLYAKEKGIDFIICDHHRPGKNIPEAIAVLDPKQDDCSYPYDELCGCGVGFKLIQALSAKNGQTIEDLIPYLDLVATAIASDIVPITGENRILAFYGLQVINSQPRTGIAAITKPLKKKLTITDVVFIIAPRINAAGRMKHGQHAVRLLTETNVNTAVKFAEEIEEFNSDRKNLDQLITNEALQQILDNKEEEKYTTVVYNQKWHKGVIGIVASRLTETYYRPTLVFTKSGEKLAASARSVKGFDVYNAIEACADVIEQFGGHKYAAGLTLREEKYEDFKQKFEAVVSSSIDKNLLTPEVMIDAEIDFEQITPRLYRILKQFAPFGPGNMTPVFMTNNLHDTGYGRGVGEGEKHLKVTVIHNLSNPIGGIGFNLGNKLPLVKDKKPFSAVYTLEENEWNGNVSLQLKIKDIR